A window of Fictibacillus halophilus contains these coding sequences:
- a CDS encoding DUF3817 domain-containing protein, translated as MNPIKTLKTVGYLEGASFLILLFIAMPLKYFLDQPMAVSIVGALHGLLFVLYILVILYVYNVKKWPIMRAFLALLSSVLPFGPFIFDRKFLKD; from the coding sequence ATGAATCCGATAAAAACGTTAAAAACAGTGGGATATCTTGAAGGTGCTTCGTTCCTAATCCTTCTTTTCATCGCCATGCCACTGAAGTATTTCTTAGATCAGCCGATGGCCGTATCAATCGTTGGTGCTCTTCATGGTCTGTTGTTCGTTCTTTACATTTTAGTCATTCTGTATGTGTACAACGTGAAGAAGTGGCCGATCATGCGCGCATTCTTGGCGCTGTTATCCTCTGTCTTGCCATTCGGACCGTTCATTTTCGACCGCAAGTTTTTAAAAGATTAA
- a CDS encoding PepSY-associated TM helix domain-containing protein, with protein MQATAYKLPESNENPSKTSNSLYQTFWRWHFYGGIIFAPFLILLAISGALYLFQAEIETMIYKDKIIVQKGDQSLPLSQQIDTVLAEYPGAEIGSIRLPKEDTRATLVKVIENDVVTQVYVNPYTASITGTMLDEDHFKNVVAKLHSEWIVGGTFINRFVELAACWTIIILITGLYIWWPRNKKTFMGTIFPRLKKRGRMFWRDLHAVTAFWLSLMILILIVTGLPWSGVMGEQINKLATNANAGYPTYAFMAPTAEKTTGEIAEDIPWATENNPAPASKKDDGSLSVDQVMYLAQENKIQKPYTISLPRGEDGVFTIASSRDKPENEATVYFNQYNGEIVEDIRFSDYGWMAKAISIGIALHEGHYFGLANQILGAIAALGLVAIVIFSLIMWKKRKPSGKLGVPKKSDKKLKPWIIVLMIITGIVMPLAGISFVFVFLLDRFVIPRVKPLQAWLS; from the coding sequence ATGCAAGCAACAGCTTACAAGCTACCAGAAAGCAATGAAAATCCATCAAAGACATCTAACAGTCTCTACCAGACGTTTTGGAGATGGCATTTTTATGGTGGGATTATCTTTGCACCTTTTTTAATCTTACTTGCTATTAGTGGCGCGTTATATTTATTTCAAGCTGAAATTGAGACGATGATCTACAAAGACAAGATCATTGTTCAAAAAGGCGATCAATCACTTCCGCTCTCACAGCAGATTGACACAGTTCTAGCGGAGTACCCTGGAGCAGAGATTGGTTCAATCAGATTGCCGAAAGAAGATACTCGAGCTACTTTAGTAAAAGTTATAGAAAATGATGTGGTTACACAGGTTTATGTAAACCCATACACAGCGTCTATAACAGGAACGATGCTTGACGAAGATCATTTCAAAAATGTTGTCGCTAAGCTACACAGTGAATGGATTGTTGGAGGAACGTTCATCAATAGGTTCGTTGAACTGGCTGCATGTTGGACGATCATCATATTGATTACAGGCTTATACATATGGTGGCCAAGAAACAAGAAGACTTTCATGGGAACGATCTTTCCTCGTTTAAAAAAGAGAGGCCGCATGTTCTGGAGAGACCTTCACGCAGTAACAGCATTCTGGCTATCGCTGATGATTTTGATCCTAATCGTGACAGGGCTGCCATGGTCAGGTGTGATGGGAGAACAGATAAATAAGCTCGCGACGAATGCAAATGCAGGCTATCCAACTTATGCATTCATGGCGCCAACAGCAGAGAAGACAACAGGTGAGATCGCAGAAGACATTCCGTGGGCAACTGAGAACAACCCTGCACCAGCATCAAAAAAAGATGATGGATCCCTCTCTGTTGATCAAGTGATGTACTTAGCTCAAGAGAACAAGATTCAAAAGCCTTACACGATTTCATTGCCCAGAGGAGAAGATGGCGTATTTACGATTGCTTCTTCACGAGATAAACCGGAAAATGAAGCGACGGTTTATTTTAACCAGTATAACGGAGAAATCGTAGAGGATATAAGGTTTAGTGACTATGGATGGATGGCTAAGGCCATATCGATTGGAATCGCACTGCATGAAGGTCATTATTTTGGTCTTGCTAACCAGATTTTAGGAGCGATAGCTGCTCTTGGTTTAGTGGCGATCGTCATCTTCTCACTCATCATGTGGAAAAAGCGTAAACCTTCTGGAAAATTAGGAGTGCCAAAGAAATCGGACAAGAAGCTAAAGCCGTGGATTATCGTCCTCATGATCATTACAGGTATTGTTATGCCTCTTGCAGGTATATCTTTTGTCTTCGTATTCTTACTAGATCGTTTTGTTATACCACGAGTAAAACCGCTTCAGGCATGGCTGTCATAA
- a CDS encoding flavodoxin family protein, protein MKALLLNASLKSGEEVSNTESLMNEAVHIFNKNNIDTEMVRLADYRIAYGVSEDEGEGDEWPQIFEKVKAADILIIGTPLWLGEKSSLATQAIERLYGASGMTNEKGQYIFYNKVAGVVVTGNEDGAKHASASILYGLSHIGFTLPPNVDTYWVGEAGPGPSYIEAEGNKNDFTMQHNKIMTYNLIHFAKLLKEHPIPTEGNVVESNS, encoded by the coding sequence ATTAAAGCACTTCTGCTTAATGCGTCACTTAAAAGTGGTGAAGAAGTCTCCAATACAGAAAGTTTGATGAACGAAGCGGTGCATATTTTCAATAAGAACAACATAGATACTGAGATGGTAAGGCTTGCTGATTACAGAATCGCATACGGTGTTTCGGAAGATGAAGGGGAGGGTGACGAGTGGCCACAGATTTTTGAAAAAGTAAAAGCGGCTGATATCCTCATCATCGGAACACCGCTCTGGCTAGGTGAAAAGAGCAGCCTTGCTACACAAGCGATCGAGAGGCTATATGGCGCGAGTGGTATGACGAACGAAAAAGGCCAATATATATTTTATAACAAGGTGGCAGGGGTAGTTGTGACAGGTAATGAAGATGGAGCGAAACACGCGAGTGCTTCCATTCTGTACGGCTTGTCTCACATTGGATTTACACTACCACCGAATGTGGATACATATTGGGTTGGTGAAGCAGGTCCAGGACCTTCCTATATTGAAGCGGAAGGAAACAAAAATGATTTCACGATGCAGCACAATAAAATAATGACGTACAATCTGATTCACTTTGCAAAGCTTTTAAAAGAACATCCTATTCCAACAGAAGGCAATGTGGTAGAAAGCAATAGCTAA
- a CDS encoding response regulator, which yields MTQPIRLLIVDDHHLAREGVKEILECQTEFEIVGEASNGLQAVEKTKALMPDLVLMDISMPKMNGFEATKEIKKQFPNVKVVIMTVSYDITDWFEALKRGAQGYLLKNLNTEDMLNGLKAYAMDEIPMSKEMAFRIWKEFKKDGQAEQTLSAREQDVLQLVAKGHSNKEISKVLNISENTVKTHMKNILGKLHLENRVQLASYAYDNGIV from the coding sequence ATGACGCAGCCTATTCGTTTATTGATTGTCGATGATCATCATCTTGCTCGAGAAGGTGTCAAAGAGATTCTTGAGTGTCAGACCGAGTTTGAGATAGTAGGTGAAGCATCTAATGGTTTACAAGCAGTAGAGAAGACTAAAGCTCTTATGCCAGATCTTGTTCTTATGGATATATCGATGCCGAAGATGAATGGTTTTGAGGCAACTAAAGAAATTAAGAAGCAGTTTCCAAACGTAAAAGTAGTGATTATGACGGTTTCTTATGACATTACGGACTGGTTTGAAGCTTTAAAGCGTGGTGCACAAGGATACCTTCTCAAAAATTTGAACACAGAAGATATGCTGAACGGTTTGAAAGCATATGCTATGGATGAAATTCCGATGTCGAAAGAGATGGCTTTTCGAATATGGAAAGAATTCAAGAAGGATGGACAAGCTGAGCAAACACTTTCTGCCAGGGAACAGGATGTATTACAACTGGTAGCAAAGGGGCATTCGAATAAGGAAATCTCGAAAGTACTCAATATTTCTGAGAATACTGTCAAAACCCATATGAAGAATATTTTAGGAAAACTGCATCTAGAAAATCGTGTCCAATTAGCAAGCTATGCTTACGATAACGGTATCGTTTAA
- a CDS encoding histidine kinase N-terminal domain-containing protein, giving the protein MDITESLITYMDDNLPTYLHDWHQRIVISNHDVHKEKVIDNALHMVELVKQSLRRKLSPEEIMRLAHEVAVQRLEAKINIGEFVYNVNLGRSEIVRFVTGSGISIEQLQPVIETINSLFDEFLYHAVKKYTQLKDIEIEEKTVFIDQSHKERLTILGQMSSSFVHEFRNPLTAVMGFVKLMQQEDPNMKYIDIISHELTQLNFRISQFLHASRKGVQEREAEDFALEDLFTDILDFMYPSLVDADVTVIPRIDPTITLRAHKDELKQVLLNLIMNSIDALRQMRQNRRIMIFSKIENNDNVHITISNNGPAIPPETISTIFEPFFTTKELGTGIGLFVCKKIIEKHNGSISCSSDDNITTFTIVLPLQGTDTTLAEENSQIEI; this is encoded by the coding sequence GTGGACATAACAGAAAGTCTAATCACATATATGGATGATAACTTGCCTACTTACTTACATGATTGGCACCAGAGAATCGTGATATCGAATCATGATGTACATAAAGAAAAAGTTATAGATAATGCCCTGCATATGGTTGAGCTAGTTAAACAGTCCTTACGACGTAAACTATCTCCCGAAGAAATTATGCGCCTCGCACATGAAGTAGCTGTACAGCGGTTGGAAGCTAAGATCAATATAGGTGAATTTGTATACAATGTAAACCTTGGAAGAAGTGAGATTGTCCGTTTCGTGACGGGCTCTGGCATATCCATTGAACAGTTACAACCTGTAATTGAAACGATCAATTCCCTTTTTGATGAGTTTTTATATCATGCGGTTAAGAAGTATACTCAGCTAAAGGATATTGAGATTGAGGAAAAAACAGTATTCATTGACCAAAGTCACAAAGAACGTTTAACCATTTTAGGACAAATGTCATCGAGTTTTGTACATGAGTTCAGAAATCCATTGACAGCTGTAATGGGATTTGTAAAGCTCATGCAGCAAGAAGATCCAAACATGAAATACATTGATATCATCAGTCATGAATTAACACAATTAAACTTTCGTATCTCTCAATTTCTTCACGCCTCAAGAAAAGGAGTACAAGAACGAGAAGCGGAGGATTTTGCTTTAGAAGATTTGTTCACAGATATTCTAGATTTTATGTACCCGAGTTTAGTGGATGCAGATGTGACAGTAATTCCCCGCATTGATCCTACGATTACGCTGCGGGCACACAAGGACGAGTTGAAACAAGTTCTGCTTAATCTCATCATGAACTCGATCGATGCGTTGCGCCAAATGAGACAGAATCGACGAATCATGATTTTTAGTAAGATCGAAAATAACGATAACGTACATATTACTATTTCTAATAACGGCCCAGCTATTCCACCCGAAACAATCAGTACGATTTTTGAGCCGTTCTTTACAACAAAAGAATTAGGTACAGGTATTGGACTATTTGTATGTAAAAAAATTATTGAAAAACATAACGGGTCCATCAGTTGTTCATCCGATGATAACATAACGACCTTCACTATCGTTCTTCCCCTTCAAGGTACTGATACCACACTGGCAGAAGAAAACTCACAAATAGAAATATAG
- the egtB gene encoding ergothioneine biosynthesis protein EgtB produces the protein MAIDQLAVARLSEQFSAIRSLSEKLASKLQHEDTIIQAMPDVSPPKWHLAHTTWFFERFILKEKNPSYVPFNPNFDYLFNSYYETIGSYHPRHSRGVLSRPSMEEVYAYRNYVNEGIVSLLKDYGDQLPEGVEDLIEIGLQHEQQHQELLLTDVKYNFSCNPMLPSYTEPSTTSNHTTTDHQSQVNEIKFEGGLVEIGFEGAGFSFDNERPRHKVWLNAYQISSHPVTNGEYLSFIEAGGYEQPEHWLSDGWATVKKENWKHPLYWRKAEDGWYTFTLTGEKKLNLDEPVCHVSFYEADAYARWSGKRLPTEAEWEHAMSSIPIEGNFVEEESYHPIAGESYTKSPIKKAFGDVWEWTSSPYTSYPESKPLEGALGEYNAKFMCNQMVLRGGSCVTSKLHIRPTYRNFFQADKRWQFSGIRLAGDLT, from the coding sequence ATGGCAATCGATCAGTTAGCGGTAGCACGGTTAAGTGAGCAGTTTAGTGCAATCAGATCATTATCTGAAAAACTAGCATCAAAGCTTCAACATGAAGATACGATTATTCAGGCTATGCCAGATGTAAGTCCGCCAAAGTGGCATCTGGCACACACGACATGGTTTTTTGAACGATTTATCCTAAAAGAAAAGAATCCTTCATACGTTCCGTTTAATCCAAATTTTGATTATCTTTTTAATTCCTACTATGAAACCATTGGTTCTTATCATCCCAGACATTCTAGAGGCGTACTTTCAAGGCCGTCTATGGAAGAAGTGTATGCGTATCGAAACTATGTAAACGAAGGGATAGTGAGTCTGCTTAAAGACTATGGAGATCAGCTTCCAGAAGGGGTTGAAGATTTAATTGAGATCGGTCTTCAACACGAACAGCAACACCAAGAACTTCTTTTAACGGATGTAAAATATAACTTCAGCTGCAACCCTATGCTGCCTTCGTACACAGAACCTTCTACAACAAGTAATCACACAACAACTGATCATCAATCGCAAGTCAATGAAATTAAGTTTGAAGGAGGACTCGTTGAAATTGGTTTTGAAGGAGCAGGGTTCTCATTTGATAATGAACGGCCTCGTCATAAGGTTTGGTTGAATGCTTATCAGATATCTTCCCATCCCGTTACGAACGGAGAATATCTTTCTTTTATTGAAGCGGGAGGATATGAGCAGCCTGAGCATTGGTTGTCGGATGGCTGGGCAACAGTCAAAAAAGAAAATTGGAAACATCCCCTTTATTGGCGTAAGGCTGAGGATGGATGGTACACGTTCACGTTAACAGGTGAAAAGAAATTAAATCTTGATGAACCTGTCTGTCATGTAAGTTTTTATGAGGCGGATGCTTATGCTAGGTGGAGCGGAAAAAGGCTGCCAACAGAAGCAGAGTGGGAACATGCGATGAGTTCCATCCCAATAGAAGGAAATTTTGTTGAAGAAGAATCATATCATCCGATTGCGGGTGAGTCTTATACAAAATCACCGATAAAGAAAGCCTTTGGAGATGTATGGGAATGGACCAGTAGCCCCTACACTTCGTATCCAGAGAGTAAACCGCTCGAAGGTGCGCTCGGAGAATATAATGCGAAGTTCATGTGCAATCAAATGGTTTTACGTGGAGGATCATGTGTAACCTCAAAATTGCATATTCGACCTACTTATCGCAACTTTTTTCAAGCTGATAAAAGATGGCAGTTCAGCGGCATTCGCTTAGCGGGGGACCTCACATGA
- a CDS encoding SCO family protein, which produces MKRMMLIFGLVLTIAILSACGSGGSKDEHENHKNHEQHNTESKETSQSLDWDVQSFSFKDQNEAEFGLEDLKGKVWMANFIFTNCTTVCPPMTAHMAKLQDMAKEESVDVEFVSFSIDPKRDNAEALKKFGENYDADFSNWHFLGGYEQKQIEQLAKDSFKTPVVADPNSDQFIHATAFFLVNKEGKVVSRYDGVENTPYEEIIADMKNRLKK; this is translated from the coding sequence ATGAAAAGAATGATGTTAATTTTCGGACTTGTGCTGACGATAGCAATCTTATCAGCATGCGGTTCAGGTGGATCCAAGGACGAACACGAGAATCATAAGAACCACGAACAACATAATACCGAAAGCAAGGAGACGTCTCAGTCATTAGACTGGGACGTTCAGTCGTTTTCTTTCAAAGACCAAAACGAAGCTGAATTTGGGTTGGAAGACTTAAAGGGTAAAGTGTGGATGGCGAATTTTATCTTCACGAACTGTACGACAGTTTGTCCGCCGATGACTGCTCATATGGCTAAACTTCAAGATATGGCAAAAGAAGAGAGTGTAGATGTGGAATTTGTTTCTTTCTCTATCGATCCAAAAAGAGATAATGCTGAGGCATTGAAGAAGTTTGGTGAAAACTATGACGCGGACTTCTCCAACTGGCACTTCCTGGGTGGTTATGAACAAAAACAAATTGAACAATTAGCAAAAGATTCATTCAAAACACCTGTAGTGGCTGATCCTAACTCAGATCAATTCATCCATGCGACTGCATTTTTTTTAGTTAATAAAGAAGGAAAAGTAGTCTCTAGATATGATGGAGTAGAGAATACGCCGTACGAAGAAATCATTGCAGATATGAAAAATAGACTAAAAAAGTAA
- a CDS encoding sensor histidine kinase: protein MTYRQIKWLILLIPTISVGLWEYVRHTVLLPYISMNTGNWLSAIIVFLVTLYFLNILFGRLERMQQELQRERSEKAVLEEREKIAKELHDGIAQSLFFLSVQVNKLESEFSRDDKSYHKLKKTLQHIHDDTRSAIQNLRNVPAQADISWTRSLNAFFNEMESQHDFKIHREWSLNDDDLTSKEKIELFACVREAIINVIKHADTNEIWLNTTTTPKGWICTVEDQGSGFDSQKPTDGFGLKILQDRAYSMDWKLKIASTEGKTTVTVEKEENA, encoded by the coding sequence ATGACGTACAGACAAATTAAGTGGTTGATCCTGCTCATTCCAACGATTTCCGTTGGTTTATGGGAATACGTTAGACATACGGTTCTATTGCCTTATATATCCATGAACACGGGAAACTGGCTGTCTGCCATCATCGTATTTCTTGTTACGCTTTATTTTTTGAATATCTTGTTTGGAAGATTAGAGCGCATGCAGCAAGAGCTTCAGAGAGAACGTTCTGAGAAGGCGGTCTTAGAAGAACGGGAGAAAATTGCGAAAGAGCTGCATGATGGTATCGCTCAGTCTTTATTTTTTCTCTCTGTTCAAGTGAATAAGCTAGAAAGTGAGTTTAGTAGAGATGATAAATCGTATCATAAACTAAAAAAAACCTTGCAGCACATTCACGATGATACGCGAAGTGCCATTCAAAATCTTCGAAACGTACCAGCTCAAGCTGATATTTCGTGGACACGATCATTAAATGCATTCTTCAATGAAATGGAGAGTCAGCATGACTTCAAGATACATCGCGAGTGGAGTTTGAATGACGATGATCTAACTTCAAAGGAAAAAATCGAGTTGTTTGCTTGTGTACGTGAAGCAATCATCAATGTTATCAAACACGCTGATACGAACGAAATATGGTTGAATACGACAACTACTCCAAAAGGATGGATATGTACCGTTGAGGATCAAGGATCAGGATTTGATTCTCAAAAGCCTACAGATGGATTCGGACTAAAAATTTTACAAGACAGAGCGTATTCTATGGACTGGAAATTAAAAATCGCCAGCACGGAAGGGAAAACGACGGTTACGGTAGAGAAGGAGGAAAATGCATGA
- the nadE gene encoding ammonia-dependent NAD(+) synthetase, with protein MSLQQRIMNDLHTKSNIVASTEIESRVNFLKQYLIQSKAKGFVLGISGGQDSTLAGRLAQIAVEELRESGHIVKFVAVRLPYGTQRDEEDAELALSFINPDDRISFDVKKTVDVFAESYKTNASQPLSDFNKGNVKARVRMITQYAIAGQGNLLVIGTDHAAEAITGFFTKYGDGGADILPLAGLTKRQGKMLLKELGAPERLYVKQPTADLLDEKPQQADETELGITYDELDDYLEGKAVSDDAAKKIEERYLQTEHKRQLPASLHDEWWQ; from the coding sequence ATGTCTTTGCAGCAAAGAATCATGAATGATCTTCATACAAAATCAAATATTGTAGCTTCGACTGAAATAGAAAGCAGGGTAAACTTTTTAAAACAATACCTCATTCAATCAAAGGCAAAAGGTTTCGTGCTTGGTATCAGTGGTGGTCAAGACTCTACATTAGCAGGCCGGCTGGCGCAGATCGCAGTAGAAGAGTTGAGAGAATCAGGTCATATCGTAAAGTTTGTTGCCGTGCGCCTGCCATATGGAACACAAAGAGATGAAGAGGATGCTGAGCTCGCACTGTCTTTTATTAATCCCGATGATCGAATTTCTTTTGATGTTAAAAAAACGGTAGATGTCTTTGCAGAAAGCTATAAAACGAATGCTTCACAGCCGCTTTCTGACTTTAATAAAGGTAATGTTAAAGCAAGAGTAAGGATGATTACCCAGTATGCAATTGCTGGTCAGGGGAATTTATTAGTAATCGGGACAGATCACGCCGCTGAAGCGATAACAGGATTCTTTACGAAGTACGGTGATGGAGGAGCAGACATACTTCCACTGGCGGGTTTAACAAAGCGTCAAGGTAAAATGTTGTTAAAAGAATTAGGGGCACCAGAAAGACTGTATGTCAAACAACCAACGGCTGACCTTTTAGATGAAAAACCACAGCAAGCAGATGAAACCGAATTAGGAATAACGTACGATGAACTAGATGATTATCTAGAAGGTAAAGCCGTTTCTGATGACGCAGCAAAGAAAATTGAAGAGCGGTATCTTCAAACAGAACATAAAAGACAGCTTCCCGCTTCTCTTCATGATGAGTGGTGGCAATAA
- a CDS encoding dimethylarginine dimethylaminohydrolase family protein — MATVIKGEYKHVNCDSEYGTLKKVIVCEPRYMKIDEIINETQRHFAKDNINMKRAMKQHQHFVETMKANGVDVYKLPAMEKFPEQVFTRDIGFTIGETVFVSRMGSNIRDGEEKVLRNWLLEHQINLSLIDGDRIEGGDVIVHGDTVYIGVSGRTSEETIQELQSQLPHLNVVAVPFDPIFLHLDCVFNILSEKDALIYRHAFGEKDYQMLASKFNVIEVEKEEQFTMGTNVLSIGNKKVLSLPVNKNVNTALRERGYEVLEVDISEIIKSGGSFRCCSMPLYREEMH, encoded by the coding sequence ATGGCTACCGTAATAAAAGGAGAATACAAACACGTGAACTGTGATAGTGAATACGGCACATTAAAGAAAGTAATTGTGTGTGAACCGAGATATATGAAGATCGATGAAATTATTAATGAAACGCAGCGTCATTTTGCAAAAGATAACATCAACATGAAACGAGCAATGAAACAGCATCAGCATTTTGTGGAGACGATGAAAGCAAACGGTGTAGACGTTTATAAACTGCCTGCGATGGAAAAGTTTCCTGAACAAGTTTTCACTCGTGATATAGGATTTACGATCGGTGAAACGGTTTTCGTATCACGTATGGGAAGCAATATTCGAGATGGAGAAGAGAAGGTCTTGCGAAACTGGTTATTAGAACACCAGATTAATCTTTCTTTGATTGATGGAGACCGGATTGAGGGCGGAGATGTAATCGTCCATGGCGATACCGTTTATATCGGTGTGAGTGGAAGAACGTCTGAGGAAACCATTCAAGAACTTCAATCACAGCTGCCTCATTTGAATGTCGTGGCTGTACCATTTGATCCCATCTTTTTGCATCTGGATTGTGTATTTAACATTTTGTCTGAGAAAGATGCCTTGATCTATAGACATGCTTTTGGAGAAAAAGACTATCAAATGCTTGCTTCAAAATTTAATGTGATTGAAGTAGAGAAAGAGGAACAATTTACGATGGGTACGAACGTATTATCTATCGGAAACAAGAAGGTTTTGAGCCTTCCTGTTAATAAGAACGTTAATACAGCACTTCGTGAAAGAGGGTATGAAGTTTTAGAAGTGGATATTTCTGAAATCATAAAATCAGGTGGTTCTTTCCGATGCTGTTCGATGCCGTTATATCGGGAAGAGATGCATTAA
- the nadD gene encoding nicotinate (nicotinamide) nucleotide adenylyltransferase, whose translation MGKIGIYGSSFDPITNVHLWTASTVAHRCKLDKVIFLPCSSKRKDKTMKTSDTHRWEMLQLEISNNHTFIADDHEMLQEAWEVYTYYTMEHFKEKYPDDEVYFIMGADLLVDIADGKWKYDEELIASNKFIVMARDDINMVKTISRSPILRNHDDGTKFHLIDKGLSMEISSTYIRDEFSKGGEPRYLLPDACYEYIKKHELYK comes from the coding sequence ATGGGTAAGATTGGAATCTATGGATCATCTTTTGACCCTATAACGAATGTCCATCTATGGACAGCAAGTACCGTTGCACATCGCTGTAAGCTAGATAAAGTGATTTTCCTGCCATGCTCAAGTAAACGAAAAGATAAAACGATGAAAACCTCAGATACTCATCGCTGGGAGATGCTTCAGCTAGAAATCTCAAATAATCATACATTTATAGCTGATGATCATGAAATGCTTCAAGAAGCTTGGGAAGTGTATACGTATTACACAATGGAACATTTTAAAGAAAAATATCCTGATGATGAAGTTTACTTCATTATGGGAGCAGATCTTTTGGTTGATATTGCAGATGGTAAATGGAAGTATGATGAAGAGTTAATTGCGAGCAATAAATTTATTGTGATGGCAAGGGACGATATCAATATGGTCAAAACGATTTCTCGCTCGCCCATCCTAAGAAACCACGATGATGGCACAAAATTTCATCTGATTGATAAAGGACTGTCTATGGAAATCAGCAGCACTTATATCCGTGATGAATTTTCTAAGGGTGGCGAGCCAAGGTATCTTTTACCTGATGCTTGTTATGAATATATAAAAAAACATGAACTGTATAAATGA
- a CDS encoding manganese catalase family protein: MFKRFNRLAIELPTPTNPDANAAAAVQELLGGRFGEMSTLNNYMYQSFNFRKRGKLKPFFDLVSSITAEEFGHVELVSHTINMMIYGTTHPGDVNDAPMAAATDKRNTQHFIGTAQTSFPFDSMGKAWNGDYVFSSGNLLLDLLHNFFLECGARTHKMRVYEMTSNPVAREMIGYLLVRGGVHVLAYAKAIEMVTGVDIKKMLPVPDLENSAFETTRKFEAEGVHRKLYTFSDTDYRDIALIWAGQHPLGGPLETVIGAPAGAPMPELRSISEEFAPGISHEDFMQIAERLKKNAGIS; the protein is encoded by the coding sequence ATGTTTAAACGCTTTAACCGGCTGGCGATCGAACTGCCAACACCTACGAATCCTGATGCGAATGCCGCTGCTGCAGTTCAAGAATTGCTAGGCGGTCGTTTTGGTGAGATGTCGACACTTAATAACTATATGTATCAATCTTTTAACTTTAGAAAAAGAGGAAAATTAAAACCTTTTTTTGATCTCGTCTCGAGTATTACGGCAGAAGAATTTGGGCATGTCGAGCTTGTTTCACATACGATTAATATGATGATCTATGGTACGACACATCCTGGAGATGTCAACGACGCACCGATGGCAGCAGCTACCGATAAGAGGAACACACAGCATTTTATTGGAACAGCACAAACATCGTTCCCGTTTGATTCAATGGGAAAAGCTTGGAACGGAGATTATGTATTCAGCAGTGGGAATCTACTTCTTGATCTCCTTCACAACTTCTTCTTAGAGTGTGGAGCCAGAACCCATAAGATGAGAGTTTATGAGATGACGAGTAACCCTGTTGCCAGAGAGATGATTGGTTATCTTCTTGTACGCGGTGGTGTGCACGTTTTGGCATATGCAAAAGCGATTGAGATGGTAACAGGAGTTGATATTAAGAAGATGCTTCCAGTTCCTGATCTAGAGAACTCAGCATTTGAAACAACACGAAAATTTGAAGCAGAAGGAGTACACCGAAAGTTATATACGTTCAGTGATACCGATTATCGAGATATCGCTTTAATCTGGGCTGGTCAGCATCCGTTAGGAGGGCCGCTTGAGACTGTAATCGGTGCTCCAGCAGGTGCTCCAATGCCTGAATTACGCTCCATATCAGAAGAGTTCGCGCCAGGTATCTCTCATGAAGATTTTATGCAGATTGCTGAAAGACTGAAGAAAAATGCAGGAATAAGTTGA